From a single Mycosarcoma maydis chromosome 2, whole genome shotgun sequence genomic region:
- a CDS encoding putative isocitrate dehydrogenase (NAD(+)) IDH1 → MNALRQLNRAAAPALKQATKSGLVLPNVPQLLRPATTLAAGTPKISKGPTKYGGVYTVTLIPGDGVGVEITDSVKEIFEVMNVPVEWEQFNVSGETHGSESLFKEAMESLKRNKVGLKGILFTPIETGSHNSWNVAMRQQLDIYASLVICKSLPGYPTRHKDVDFAIIRENTEGEYSGLEHSSYPGVVESLKVSTRAKAERISRFAFDFALKNGRKRVTCVHKANIMKLGDGLFLNTFRRVAEEYKSSGIESNDMIVDNTSMQLVSRPQQFDVMVMPNLYGNIVSNIGAALVGGPGTVPGCNIGREFALYEPGCRHVAKDIMGTNAANPAAMILSATMMLRHLGLDTQANQIAESVYKVIADGKVRTADMGGKSKTHEFTQAVLSNL, encoded by the coding sequence ATGAACGCTCTCCGACAGCTCAACCGTGCTGCCGCCCctgcgctcaagcaggccaCCAAGTCGGGTCTGGTGCTCCCCAATGTGCCTCAGCTGCTCCGACCGGCCACGACGCTCGCTGCCGGCACTCCCAAGATCTCCAAGGGACCCACCAAATACGGCGGTGTCTACACCGTCACTCTGATCCCCGGTGATGGTGTGGGTGTCGAGATCACCGACTCGGTCAAGGAGATCTTTGAGGTGATGAACGTGCCCGTCGAGTGGGAGCAGTTCAACGTTTCCGGCGAGACGCATGGCTCCGAGTCGCTTTTCAAGGAGGCCATGGAGTCGCTCAAGCGTAACAAGGTCGGTCTCAAGGGAATCCTCTTCACGCCTATCGAGACGGGCTCGCACAACTCGTGGAACGTCGCCATGCGCCAACAGCTCGACATTTacgcctcgctcgtcatctgCAAGTCGCTGCCCGGCTACCCCACGCGCCACAAGGACGTCGACTTTGCCATCATCCGTGAGAACACCGAGGGCGAGTATTCGGGTCTCGAGCACTCTTCTTACCCCGGTGTCGTCGAGTCGCTCAAGGTCTCGACTCGCGCCAAGGCGGAGCGCATCTCGCGCTTCGCTTTCGACTTTGCGCTCAAGAACGGCCGCAAGAGGGTCACGTGCGTGCACAAGGCCAACATCATGAAGCTCGGTGATGGTCTCTTCCTCAACACCTTCCGTCGTGTCGCCGAGGAGTACAAGTCGAGCGGTATCGAGTCGAACGACATGATTGTCGACAACACATCcatgcagctcgtctcgcgTCCCCAGCAGTTTGACGTCATGGTGATGCCCAACTTGTACGGAAACATTGTGTCCAACATTGGTGCTGCGCTTGTTGGCGGGCCCGGTACGGTTCCCGGCTGCAACATTGGCCGCGAGTTTGCTCTGTACGAGCCCGGTTGCCGTCACGTTGCCAAGGACATCATGGGCACCAACGCTGCCAACCCTGCTGCCATGATCCTGAGTGCTACCATGATGCTCCGtcacctcggcctcgacaCACAGGCCAACCAGATTGCCGAGTCGGTGTACAAGGTCATCGCTGATGGCAAGGTGCGCACCGCCGACATGGGCGGCAAGTCCAAGACGCACGAGTTCACCCAGGCCGTCCTCTCCAACCTCTGA